One Nitrospira sp. genomic region harbors:
- a CDS encoding rRNA pseudouridine synthase, with protein MTGKPRSTQRDAIPRGKAVPAGRKPAQSQPRANASSAKRVTLDRLLSKLGIASRSQAQEWIRAGRVRINQRLVRMPDTWIDWPGDAVTLDDRPIQQRPPQFILLHKPKGVVTTHQDEKGRKTIFDVLPPELKSLHAVGRLDQATSGLLLLTNDSTLSSFLTDPKQQVPRLYLVTVRGEVSDETGRAALDGVDDQGERLHCAAVTIQKRSGRESHLAVTLTEGKNREIRRLFKALGHEVTRLRRIQYGPFTLGDLQPGAWRELPIDAARAQLRLPSFKPGRTTH; from the coding sequence ATGACCGGTAAACCACGATCCACACAACGAGACGCGATCCCTCGGGGCAAGGCTGTTCCCGCCGGCCGAAAGCCGGCGCAGAGCCAGCCCCGCGCCAATGCAAGCAGCGCGAAACGTGTGACGCTGGATCGCCTGCTCTCCAAACTCGGCATTGCCAGCCGGAGCCAGGCGCAGGAATGGATCAGGGCCGGACGAGTCCGCATCAATCAACGCCTGGTACGCATGCCGGACACCTGGATCGACTGGCCCGGCGATGCCGTCACACTCGACGATCGACCGATCCAGCAGCGCCCTCCGCAATTCATTCTCCTCCATAAACCCAAAGGTGTAGTCACGACCCATCAGGACGAGAAGGGTCGAAAGACCATCTTCGATGTACTTCCTCCTGAGTTGAAAAGCCTGCACGCAGTCGGTCGCTTGGATCAGGCGACGAGTGGTCTCCTCTTGCTCACCAACGACTCGACGCTCTCCAGCTTCCTGACCGATCCGAAACAGCAGGTGCCGCGCCTCTATCTCGTCACGGTGCGTGGTGAGGTCTCGGACGAGACAGGCCGGGCCGCGCTCGACGGGGTAGACGATCAGGGCGAGCGCTTGCACTGCGCCGCCGTCACCATCCAGAAACGCTCAGGCCGGGAATCCCATCTGGCCGTCACGTTGACCGAAGGCAAGAATCGTGAGATCCGGCGGCTCTTCAAGGCGCTGGGACATGAGGTAACCAGATTGAGGCGGATTCAATACGGCCCCTTCACCCTCGGCGATCTCCAACCGGGCGCCTGGCGAGAACTCCCGATCGACGCAGCCAGGGCGCAACTCCGGTTGCCGTCATTCAAGCCAGGGCGGACCACTCACTGA
- a CDS encoding alpha/beta hydrolase — protein sequence MRLMTILLTLSVLGASGCADPTQPARNNRTQQALAESMPPGHLFQRHMIDLNGLTLSVLEAGSGDPIIFVHGVVTTSNIFPQYVSAFSPDFRGIAVDLRGYGDSEKPPGGFTIEQFSKDLITLADTLKIDRAVWVGVSMGGMILQRLALDHPERVRALVLVSTTDGAMILDDDIPTIGAPRDYREVSKNMIVESFPPDAPAHTYRPLLERIPTWNATVIREALTSMSQFNVHGQLSRITVPTLIMVGAKDGVATPTIAKGIQAQIPGAKVVEFDTGHFMMAEDPDQFRTVLGNFLKGLPR from the coding sequence ATGCGGCTGATGACGATCCTGCTCACGTTGAGTGTTCTCGGCGCGTCCGGCTGTGCGGACCCCACTCAGCCCGCTCGTAACAATCGCACCCAGCAGGCCTTGGCCGAGTCCATGCCCCCGGGCCATCTGTTCCAACGCCATATGATCGATCTCAACGGCTTGACCCTCAGCGTGCTGGAGGCAGGCAGCGGCGATCCGATTATCTTTGTCCACGGCGTGGTGACGACCAGCAATATCTTTCCCCAATATGTGAGTGCCTTTTCGCCTGATTTCCGAGGTATTGCGGTGGACCTGCGTGGATACGGCGATTCGGAGAAACCGCCGGGCGGGTTCACGATCGAGCAGTTTTCGAAGGATCTCATTACCCTGGCCGATACGCTCAAGATCGACCGTGCGGTGTGGGTGGGCGTGTCCATGGGCGGGATGATTCTGCAGCGCCTCGCGCTGGATCATCCTGAGCGGGTACGGGCGCTGGTCCTGGTGTCCACAACCGACGGAGCGATGATTCTCGACGACGACATTCCGACCATCGGCGCGCCGCGTGATTATCGGGAGGTGTCGAAGAACATGATCGTCGAAAGTTTTCCTCCCGATGCGCCGGCTCATACCTACAGGCCCTTGCTTGAGCGGATCCCCACCTGGAATGCCACGGTGATCCGGGAGGCGCTGACTTCCATGTCGCAATTCAACGTGCATGGACAGCTCAGCCGCATCACCGTGCCGACCCTGATTATGGTCGGAGCAAAAGACGGAGTGGCCACGCCGACTATCGCCAAGGGCATTCAGGCGCAAATCCCCGGCGCGAAGGTCGTCGAATTCGATACCGGCCATTTCATGATGGCCGAAGACCCCGACCAGTTTCGCACCGTGCTGGGAAATTTTCTGAAAGGCCTGCCGCGGTAA
- a CDS encoding ferritin-like domain-containing protein, with translation MMVLPQTCERALLERFLRAEAMALWAVRAAQTQNLPRHVQTFLQRHETDEQDHLRQFEGMLGTTSQRAPTLPTVPSQWEMLAVLLFGYEALGLEFATLLATVRPDLADILEDEQVHVGFFEKELRVILAGGETGAQQAREAARTWWKKLPRTVDRYLGDPSLAPYRTELRHHILSVIRERFIALGLLPAGQAGR, from the coding sequence ATGATGGTTCTGCCTCAGACCTGTGAAAGAGCCTTGCTCGAACGGTTTTTGCGCGCCGAAGCCATGGCGCTCTGGGCGGTGCGGGCTGCTCAGACGCAGAATCTTCCACGCCACGTCCAGACGTTTCTCCAGCGCCACGAGACCGACGAGCAGGATCACCTGCGGCAATTCGAAGGGATGCTGGGTACCACTTCGCAGCGGGCACCGACTCTGCCGACTGTGCCGTCGCAGTGGGAAATGCTGGCGGTATTGTTGTTCGGGTATGAGGCGCTCGGACTGGAATTCGCGACGCTCCTCGCGACGGTGCGGCCGGACCTGGCGGACATCCTCGAAGACGAACAGGTGCATGTCGGATTCTTCGAGAAGGAATTGAGGGTGATTCTGGCGGGCGGGGAGACCGGAGCTCAGCAGGCGCGGGAGGCGGCCCGTACCTGGTGGAAGAAGCTGCCTCGCACGGTGGACCGGTATCTCGGTGATCCCTCCCTCGCGCCATACCGGACCGAACTTCGGCACCACATCCTGTCGGTCATTCGGGAGCGATTCATTGCATTGGGCTTGCTGCCTGCCGGGCAGGCAGGCCGGTAA
- the hrpB gene encoding ATP-dependent helicase HrpB, whose amino-acid sequence MVQLPIEEAIPALRQTLATGRAALLTAQPGAGKTTRVPLALLHEPWLAGQKLVLLEPRRLAARAAATYMAAMLGEPVGKTVGYRIRHDTRVGQDTRIEVVTEGILTRLLQHDPSLAGYGLVIFDEFHERSLQADLGVAFARESQRLFRPDLRLLVMSATLDCAAVTRLLHDAATISCEGRLFPVTTQYLDRPIEGHLEPAVVRSIRQALARDEGSLLVFLPGMAEIRRVERQLVEASLGPDMLIAPMHGELPQSEQEQAILPAPTGRRKIVLATSIAETSLTIEGVRVVIDAGLMRVPRFDPRSGLTRLDTIRVTQDAADQRRGRAGRLEPGTCYRLWTTAEQQALLPRRPPEILEADLAPLALDLAEWGVIETSELSWLDPPPAGALAQARELLRELGALDARGALTAHGRRLAHVTVHPRLAHMMVTAVPIGLGTHACDLAALLSERDILQGGPGWRNADLRIRVEALHGARDHLAGATINRAGCERVRRASEQWRRQLQLGGSSGDGTEHTGTLLALAYPDRIAQRIAGSEGRYRLANGRGAAFHTVQGLSQEEYLVVAQLDGTGDWARILLASPVGLPDLRHHCAGQINTVDVLEWDDRLESVRARRQRRLGQLILDDRATHDPDPTQVTAALLFGIRRAGITCLPWTKDLQQWRARVGFLHRIDSTWPDLSDDALTNNLDAWLGPFVSGLTSLAQVRRIDLQPPLESLLTWQQRQELPRLVPTHLTVPSGSHVKLDYDQNETPVLAVRLQEMFGCQETPRIAGGRVPVMVHLLSPAGRPVQVTKDLASFWRSAYQEVKKELRGRYPRHHWPDDPLTAPPTNRTKRRT is encoded by the coding sequence ATGGTCCAATTACCAATAGAAGAGGCGATCCCGGCGCTGCGCCAAACCCTGGCAACCGGACGCGCGGCCTTGCTGACGGCGCAACCGGGCGCAGGAAAAACCACACGTGTCCCGCTGGCCCTGCTGCATGAACCCTGGTTGGCCGGACAGAAACTGGTGCTGCTCGAACCCCGGCGATTGGCCGCCCGCGCGGCCGCAACTTACATGGCTGCCATGCTGGGTGAGCCCGTCGGCAAAACGGTCGGGTACCGCATCCGCCACGACACCAGGGTCGGGCAGGATACGCGGATCGAAGTCGTCACCGAAGGGATTCTCACCAGGCTGCTGCAGCACGACCCGTCACTCGCCGGATACGGCCTCGTCATCTTCGACGAGTTTCACGAACGCAGCCTGCAGGCTGATCTTGGCGTGGCCTTCGCCAGGGAATCACAACGTCTGTTCCGGCCGGACCTGCGTCTGCTTGTCATGTCGGCGACGCTCGACTGCGCAGCAGTCACGCGCCTCCTGCATGATGCCGCCACCATTTCCTGCGAGGGTCGCCTCTTCCCGGTCACCACGCAGTATCTCGACCGGCCGATTGAAGGGCATCTGGAACCGGCAGTGGTCCGGAGCATTCGCCAGGCATTGGCTCGTGACGAGGGCAGTCTGTTGGTGTTTCTTCCCGGCATGGCCGAGATCCGGCGCGTCGAGCGGCAACTTGTCGAGGCCTCCCTCGGCCCGGATATGCTCATCGCCCCGATGCATGGTGAACTCCCGCAGAGTGAACAGGAACAGGCGATTCTCCCCGCGCCGACAGGGCGACGGAAAATCGTCCTCGCGACCTCGATCGCAGAAACCAGTTTGACCATCGAGGGTGTGCGGGTCGTCATCGATGCAGGTCTGATGCGGGTTCCGCGCTTCGATCCCCGCTCGGGCCTCACCAGGCTCGATACCATTCGTGTGACCCAGGACGCAGCCGATCAACGACGCGGTCGCGCGGGCCGATTGGAACCGGGCACCTGTTATCGCCTCTGGACGACGGCGGAGCAGCAAGCGCTCCTCCCTCGCCGCCCTCCGGAAATCCTGGAGGCGGACCTGGCCCCCCTGGCGCTGGATCTCGCGGAATGGGGTGTGATTGAAACAAGCGAACTGTCCTGGCTCGACCCGCCGCCGGCAGGGGCGTTGGCCCAGGCCCGTGAACTTCTGCGAGAGCTCGGAGCGCTCGATGCGCGAGGAGCCCTGACCGCACACGGCCGCCGGCTGGCCCACGTCACTGTTCATCCAAGACTGGCCCACATGATGGTGACCGCCGTGCCGATCGGCCTGGGAACTCACGCCTGCGACCTGGCGGCGCTGCTGAGCGAACGTGACATTCTGCAAGGGGGACCGGGTTGGCGAAATGCCGACCTGCGCATCCGAGTTGAAGCCTTGCACGGCGCCAGAGACCATCTTGCCGGTGCAACGATCAATCGTGCCGGTTGCGAACGGGTGCGGCGGGCATCGGAGCAGTGGCGGCGACAGCTCCAACTTGGCGGCTCATCCGGCGATGGTACCGAACACACCGGCACACTACTCGCTCTCGCCTATCCCGACCGCATTGCGCAACGGATCGCAGGCAGCGAGGGTCGCTATCGTTTGGCCAACGGACGAGGCGCGGCATTCCACACCGTACAAGGTCTCTCTCAAGAAGAGTATCTGGTGGTGGCACAACTCGACGGCACCGGTGACTGGGCGCGTATTCTCCTAGCCTCGCCGGTTGGATTGCCGGATCTACGGCACCATTGCGCCGGGCAGATCAACACCGTCGATGTCCTGGAGTGGGACGACCGGTTGGAATCCGTCCGCGCCAGACGGCAGCGCCGGTTGGGGCAACTCATCCTCGATGATCGGGCCACCCACGACCCGGACCCGACTCAAGTCACCGCCGCCTTACTGTTCGGCATCCGTCGGGCGGGGATCACCTGTCTGCCCTGGACCAAAGATCTGCAACAGTGGCGCGCACGCGTCGGGTTTCTCCATCGCATCGACTCCACTTGGCCGGACCTGTCAGACGACGCGCTCACAAACAACCTCGACGCGTGGCTGGGGCCATTTGTCAGCGGCCTCACAAGCCTCGCGCAGGTTCGTCGCATCGATCTCCAACCGCCGCTCGAAAGCCTCCTCACATGGCAGCAGCGGCAGGAGCTTCCCAGGCTCGTGCCCACACACCTCACCGTGCCGAGTGGTTCCCATGTGAAGCTGGATTACGATCAGAACGAGACGCCAGTGCTGGCCGTGCGACTCCAGGAGATGTTCGGCTGTCAGGAGACACCGCGCATCGCGGGTGGAAGGGTGCCGGTGATGGTGCATCTGCTCTCCCCGGCGGGACGGCCTGTGCAGGTCACGAAAGACCTGGCCAGTTTTTGGCGCTCGGCGTATCAAGAGGTGAAGAAAGAATTGCGAGGCCGCTACCCACGCCACCACTGGCCGGATGATCCACTCACCGCACCACCGACGAACCGCACGAAACGCCGTACCTAG
- a CDS encoding porin → MSKSIVNAFVVSLLCSWGALTGNAFAQSLPTGVPLGGIPSPVFSSQASGTEAGVAPDPLWTDALWHADEKGINRFFPQDGFLRVRGWVDGGYTYNASNPRSNFSGPYNAIDRDIPVLNQLYMIVEKPLTASGSNWGIGGRLDFMYGYDYFLTQSNGVERRENGAQRWNAQGQHYGLAMPQAYAEIGNQTFSVKVGHFYTIIGYEGVPSINNFFYSKSFAYQFAGPFTHWGGLATWHVNDRVTLQGGLVNGWDSLDRTKDSTTGLASIKYTAPENLWSLSFSMVTGNEPSAVATQFETRTRYSLIFTAHPAERWEYVFHHHYAYQNQGKVDGGTARWYGIDNYLYYALTDQWRAGLRFEWMRDEAGTRVGGNPVRDNPNLGPFAGSFYSLSAGLNYRPHPNVLIRPEVRADWFDGQRSPYNDGLNKNQVLAAINGTLQF, encoded by the coding sequence ATGTCGAAGTCGATCGTGAACGCATTCGTGGTGTCACTGTTATGCAGTTGGGGCGCCTTGACGGGCAACGCATTCGCACAGTCGCTGCCCACCGGCGTGCCGCTGGGCGGAATTCCCTCCCCCGTATTTTCTTCGCAAGCATCCGGAACCGAGGCCGGGGTTGCTCCGGATCCGCTGTGGACCGACGCCCTCTGGCATGCGGATGAGAAGGGCATCAACCGCTTTTTTCCGCAGGACGGATTCCTCCGCGTGCGCGGCTGGGTGGACGGCGGGTATACGTATAACGCAAGCAACCCGCGCAGCAACTTCAGCGGACCTTACAACGCCATCGACCGTGACATTCCGGTCCTCAACCAGTTGTACATGATTGTCGAAAAACCGCTGACCGCCTCGGGCAGCAATTGGGGCATCGGCGGGCGCTTGGATTTCATGTACGGCTACGATTACTTTTTGACGCAGAGCAATGGAGTCGAGCGGCGGGAGAACGGCGCGCAGCGCTGGAACGCGCAGGGGCAGCACTACGGGCTGGCGATGCCGCAGGCCTATGCTGAAATCGGAAACCAGACGTTCTCGGTGAAGGTCGGCCACTTCTATACGATCATCGGCTACGAAGGTGTGCCGTCCATCAACAACTTCTTCTACTCCAAATCCTTTGCCTACCAATTCGCCGGCCCCTTCACCCACTGGGGCGGACTGGCCACCTGGCATGTGAACGATCGCGTGACGCTGCAAGGCGGCCTGGTGAACGGCTGGGATTCGCTGGACCGGACGAAGGACAGCACCACGGGTCTGGCCAGCATCAAGTACACCGCGCCGGAGAACCTCTGGTCGCTCTCATTCTCCATGGTCACGGGCAACGAACCCAGCGCCGTGGCCACACAATTTGAAACCCGCACGCGATACAGCCTGATCTTCACGGCACATCCGGCCGAGCGATGGGAATACGTCTTCCACCATCACTATGCCTATCAAAACCAGGGCAAGGTCGACGGCGGCACCGCGCGCTGGTACGGCATCGACAACTATCTCTACTATGCGCTCACCGATCAATGGCGGGCGGGTCTGCGCTTCGAGTGGATGCGCGACGAAGCCGGCACCAGGGTCGGCGGCAACCCGGTGCGCGACAACCCGAACCTCGGGCCGTTTGCCGGGTCCTTCTATTCGCTCAGCGCCGGCCTCAACTACCGGCCCCATCCCAATGTGTTGATCCGTCCGGAGGTGCGCGCCGACTGGTTCGACGGGCAGCGCTCGCCATACAACGACGGCCTGAACAAGAATCAAGTCCTGGCCGCCATCAACGGCACGCTGCAGTTTTAG
- a CDS encoding ACT domain-containing protein: protein MDHFAIITAFGQDRPGIVALMADSLYQLGCNIEDTCMTRLRGEFTMMLMVRLPEGIAAEDLGQRLTPYTTPLDLAVLCRAMPDQAATRQTALETPTFMLSVYGADHPGIVAQVARTVAQHQGNITDMNTRVVGSGERPIYVMVLEVQLQEAGQADQLRQALEQLKPLLGVDLTFRPLESVTF from the coding sequence ATGGACCATTTCGCGATCATCACCGCCTTCGGACAAGACCGCCCCGGTATCGTCGCCTTGATGGCCGATAGCCTCTACCAGCTCGGCTGTAATATCGAAGACACCTGCATGACCCGGCTACGCGGCGAGTTCACCATGATGCTCATGGTGCGCCTGCCGGAAGGCATCGCCGCCGAAGATCTTGGCCAACGCCTGACGCCCTATACGACGCCACTGGACCTTGCCGTCTTATGCAGAGCGATGCCGGACCAGGCAGCCACCAGACAGACAGCCCTGGAAACCCCGACGTTCATGTTGTCGGTTTACGGGGCCGACCATCCGGGCATCGTGGCGCAAGTGGCCCGCACCGTCGCCCAGCACCAAGGCAACATTACCGACATGAATACCCGCGTGGTCGGATCGGGAGAGCGTCCCATCTATGTCATGGTCCTGGAGGTTCAATTGCAGGAAGCCGGGCAAGCCGACCAGCTCAGACAGGCCCTGGAACAATTGAAGCCGCTGCTGGGCGTCGATCTGACGTTCCGACCGCTTGAAAGTGTCACCTTCTGA
- a CDS encoding sel1 repeat family protein: MSGRRVPVTNHFGWRWLSAAMMVLLSCPVSSALADPSSQHQLQALAGQGDANAQWMLGQALLTGSLGETDEAEAVRWLQLAADQGHVLAQRDMGMLYEQGQGVTQDVLEAFFWYSLASRQDSSRARLRRDALAAMLTAEQHEAIAARLKGWRPRK, from the coding sequence TTGAGCGGACGGAGAGTGCCGGTCACGAATCATTTCGGATGGCGATGGCTGTCGGCGGCGATGATGGTGCTGTTGTCCTGTCCGGTATCGTCGGCCTTGGCCGACCCGTCCTCCCAGCATCAGCTGCAGGCGCTCGCCGGCCAGGGCGATGCGAACGCGCAATGGATGTTGGGGCAGGCCTTGCTCACGGGCAGTCTCGGGGAAACCGATGAGGCCGAGGCGGTGCGGTGGCTGCAGCTGGCGGCCGACCAGGGCCACGTCTTGGCGCAACGGGACATGGGCATGTTGTATGAGCAGGGGCAGGGGGTGACGCAAGATGTGCTGGAGGCGTTCTTCTGGTATTCCCTCGCGAGTCGTCAGGACAGCAGCCGTGCCAGACTCCGCCGTGACGCATTGGCCGCGATGCTCACCGCCGAACAACATGAAGCCATTGCGGCACGTCTCAAGGGATGGCGGCCGAGAAAATAA
- the def gene encoding peptide deformylase, whose product MAIRPILQYPHQALKSANAPVVPSDPAVQAVVQDMLDTLAASPGVALAAPQIGQAVQVIVVDVSRKKGERGHGLVVLLNPVILSLEGKKTVREGCLSVPDYTGNVLRYEEALVEGVTPDGRVVTVSASGFEALAFQHEVDHLNGLLFLDRIQSLSTDLFRRKK is encoded by the coding sequence GTGGCTATCCGTCCGATTCTGCAGTATCCCCACCAGGCACTCAAATCCGCGAACGCCCCCGTCGTCCCCTCCGATCCCGCCGTGCAAGCGGTGGTTCAAGATATGCTGGATACGCTCGCCGCGTCACCCGGTGTCGCACTGGCAGCGCCCCAGATCGGACAGGCGGTGCAGGTGATCGTCGTCGATGTGTCGCGTAAGAAAGGCGAGCGGGGCCATGGATTGGTCGTGCTGTTGAACCCGGTCATTCTCTCGCTGGAAGGAAAAAAGACCGTGCGGGAAGGCTGCCTGAGCGTGCCGGACTATACGGGGAATGTGCTGCGCTACGAAGAGGCGCTGGTGGAGGGGGTGACGCCGGACGGACGGGTCGTCACGGTGAGTGCGTCAGGATTCGAAGCGCTCGCCTTTCAGCATGAAGTGGACCATCTGAACGGCCTGCTCTTCCTCGACCGCATCCAGTCGCTCAGCACCGATCTCTTCAGACGAAAAAAATAA
- a CDS encoding FAD-dependent oxidoreductase: protein MSSTPRVIIIGAGVAGLACARHLSKTGLACSLLEASDAVGGRVRTDRVEGFQLDRGFQVFLTGYPEARKMLDYAALQLQPFYPGAMVRYAGGFHRISDPFRRPQDCFSTMASPIGSFSDKLKVLRLRRDALQRRLCGQAGGGERTMLEVLQTYGFSPAMQQRFFQPFLSGVFLDETLSTPCRLFEWVWAAFSRGDIALPQQGMGAIASQLAATLPTESIRLNAAVSHLGGAAVVLASGERLAADALVLATDDATAARLRGESWPAAPGRDAICLYFDAPAPPVRGPWLMLNGEGQGPVGTACVLSEVASGYAPSGRALVSVSLSRQPSHAGDDLQQAVRRQLREWFGEEVSAWRHLRTDHIKRALPPIEGLTAQASNASPRVRPGLYQCGDYCETGTLDGALLSGRKAAEALLADH, encoded by the coding sequence ATGTCTTCTACCCCTCGTGTCATCATCATCGGAGCCGGTGTCGCCGGCTTGGCTTGTGCGCGACATCTGTCGAAGACCGGACTCGCCTGTAGCCTGCTTGAGGCATCCGATGCCGTGGGCGGGCGGGTGAGGACCGATCGGGTAGAGGGATTCCAACTCGATCGAGGGTTTCAGGTGTTTCTGACCGGGTATCCAGAAGCCCGGAAGATGTTGGACTATGCGGCGCTGCAACTCCAACCGTTTTACCCCGGCGCGATGGTGCGATATGCCGGAGGTTTTCATCGAATCAGCGACCCGTTTCGCCGCCCGCAGGATTGTTTCTCCACGATGGCCAGCCCGATCGGCTCGTTCAGTGACAAGCTTAAGGTGCTCCGGCTCCGCCGGGATGCATTGCAACGACGGCTTTGCGGGCAGGCGGGCGGAGGCGAGCGCACCATGCTGGAGGTCTTGCAGACCTATGGGTTTTCTCCCGCCATGCAGCAGCGGTTTTTCCAGCCGTTTCTGAGTGGCGTGTTTCTGGATGAGACGTTGTCCACGCCCTGCCGGCTGTTTGAATGGGTCTGGGCGGCGTTTTCTCGCGGCGACATCGCGCTGCCGCAACAGGGCATGGGCGCGATTGCGAGTCAGCTGGCCGCGACTCTTCCAACGGAGTCGATCCGCTTGAACGCCGCGGTCAGTCACCTGGGCGGCGCCGCCGTGGTGCTGGCGTCCGGTGAACGACTCGCGGCCGATGCGCTGGTCCTGGCCACGGATGATGCCACCGCTGCCAGGTTACGCGGCGAGAGCTGGCCCGCTGCGCCCGGACGCGATGCGATCTGCCTGTATTTCGACGCGCCCGCTCCACCGGTCCGCGGGCCCTGGTTGATGCTAAACGGAGAGGGTCAGGGGCCGGTCGGCACCGCCTGTGTCTTGAGTGAGGTCGCCTCCGGTTATGCGCCCTCGGGACGGGCGCTGGTTTCGGTCAGTTTGTCTCGGCAGCCTTCGCACGCCGGCGATGATCTCCAACAGGCAGTGCGCCGACAGTTGCGCGAGTGGTTCGGTGAGGAGGTGAGTGCCTGGCGACATTTGCGGACCGATCACATCAAGAGAGCGCTGCCGCCGATTGAGGGGCTCACGGCGCAGGCGTCGAACGCGTCGCCGCGCGTGAGACCGGGGTTGTATCAATGCGGTGACTATTGCGAGACCGGGACGTTGGATGGGGCGCTGCTGTCCGGGCGAAAAGCCGCCGAGGCGTTGTTGGCCGACCATTGA